The following proteins are co-located in the Conyzicola lurida genome:
- a CDS encoding PadR family transcriptional regulator: protein MATDIGAQLRKGVVEFCILGLLQREATYGWKLSEELIARGLIASIGTLYPILGRLRAQGLVVLSDQAAESDRPRKYYGLTPAGERQLEEFRTQWAPFAHTVSDLVGNGSHE, encoded by the coding sequence ATGGCAACGGATATCGGGGCGCAACTGCGCAAGGGAGTCGTGGAGTTCTGCATCCTCGGCCTGCTGCAGCGCGAGGCGACCTACGGCTGGAAACTGTCGGAGGAGCTGATCGCCCGCGGACTCATCGCGAGCATCGGCACGCTGTACCCGATTCTCGGGCGGCTGCGTGCGCAGGGGCTCGTGGTGCTGAGCGACCAGGCCGCCGAGTCCGACCGCCCGCGCAAGTACTACGGGCTCACGCCCGCGGGAGAGCGCCAACTCGAAGAATTCAGGACCCAGTGGGCGCCCTTCGCGCACACGGTCAGCGATCTAGTCGGAAACGGAAGTCACGAATGA
- a CDS encoding DUF2975 domain-containing protein: MSRLTLPVVLLRIFLVALFAFLLLMQLLSLPGQFVSGDGGGEYAHLGWVLLVAAELGALCLQVVIVCTWKLLTAVKADRIFSESSLGWVNGIVWSFVAGWVLLAGTAAYLVVVIYFSPERDPGIPVLLFGMVLVGAVFVLLVVVLRALLRQATELRADMDIVI, translated from the coding sequence ATGTCGAGACTCACTCTGCCGGTGGTACTGCTCAGGATCTTCCTCGTCGCGCTCTTCGCCTTTCTGCTGTTGATGCAGCTGCTCAGCCTGCCGGGTCAATTCGTGAGCGGCGATGGCGGAGGTGAGTACGCGCACCTCGGGTGGGTGCTGCTCGTCGCCGCCGAACTCGGCGCCCTCTGCCTGCAGGTCGTCATCGTCTGCACCTGGAAGCTGCTCACCGCGGTCAAGGCGGACCGAATCTTCAGCGAGTCGTCGTTGGGCTGGGTGAACGGCATCGTCTGGTCGTTCGTCGCCGGCTGGGTGCTGCTGGCGGGCACGGCCGCGTACCTCGTCGTCGTCATCTACTTCTCGCCGGAGCGGGATCCCGGTATCCCCGTGCTGCTGTTCGGCATGGTACTCGTCGGTGCCGTCTTCGTCCTGCTCGTCGTCGTGCTGCGCGCCCTGCTGCGCCAGGCGACCGAGCTGCGCGCCGACATGGACATCGTGATCTGA
- a CDS encoding HAAS signaling domain-containing protein gives MNPVASNTATRYLERLRIALADAPADLRDDIVSGIREELVGLDDSAAETRIAELGDPAAIAAEALAGVPPRPAKRSSAYLAITVALLVVGGYVFPGIGWIAALVLVGVSSAWTPGEKKRAIWTSVAAAVVALALIFLLRGEETGILALILFFVVPFVTNLVVGVWLSLKWRAGAA, from the coding sequence ATGAACCCCGTAGCGTCGAACACTGCCACCCGCTATCTCGAACGACTGCGCATCGCCCTCGCCGACGCGCCTGCCGACCTGCGCGACGACATCGTCTCGGGCATCAGAGAAGAGCTGGTCGGGCTCGACGATTCCGCGGCCGAGACCCGGATCGCCGAGCTCGGCGACCCCGCCGCCATCGCCGCCGAGGCGCTCGCCGGAGTGCCGCCGCGCCCGGCCAAGCGCTCGAGTGCGTACCTCGCGATCACGGTCGCGTTGCTCGTCGTGGGCGGGTACGTGTTCCCGGGCATCGGGTGGATCGCCGCGCTCGTCCTCGTCGGGGTCAGCTCGGCCTGGACGCCGGGCGAGAAGAAGCGCGCGATCTGGACCTCGGTCGCGGCGGCCGTCGTCGCGCTGGCCCTGATCTTCCTGTTGCGCGGCGAGGAGACCGGCATCCTCGCCCTGATTCTGTTCTTCGTCGTGCCGTTCGTGACCAACCTCGTCGTCGGCGTCTGGCTCAGCCTGAAGTGGCGGGCGGGCGCGGCCTGA
- a CDS encoding helix-turn-helix domain-containing protein, with product MPIVVRIDVELAKRKMSVGEFADRIGLTPANVAVLKNGRAKAVRFSTLEAMCEVLQCQPGDLLEWVEE from the coding sequence ATGCCCATCGTCGTGCGGATCGATGTCGAGCTGGCCAAGCGCAAGATGAGCGTGGGGGAGTTCGCCGACCGCATCGGGCTCACCCCCGCCAACGTCGCCGTGCTCAAGAACGGCCGCGCCAAGGCCGTGCGCTTCAGCACCCTCGAGGCGATGTGCGAGGTGCTGCAGTGCCAGCCGGGCGACCTTCTGGAGTGGGTCGAGGAGTAA